One window of Dermacentor andersoni chromosome 7, qqDerAnde1_hic_scaffold, whole genome shotgun sequence genomic DNA carries:
- the LOC126534432 gene encoding sulfotransferase ssu-1-like, producing MNCEDYTIIRGLPMASLFPEVNVRSAMDYQPSNSDVIIVSYPKCGTTWTQYIVSNIITKGKPPNDPGEFMLHSPFIELFGAESAMNPARKGPIITHLPMNVFPYTKQAKYIYVTRNPYDCCVSKYHFLKGITPKAYEDASFESFVQKFVSGRLLYGDYFDLLLPWYDQRNEANVLFLTYEQLKADTTQWIFNIAEFLGEEHIRALREDDVLLRRVAEAASLRNMKVVFNYSPHDRVNRMLELPPEKSLKLAEVFKKAPVTHKETHEGCSYVRKGIVGDWKSHFTQEQIKQMKAWIEKKTKGSDVMHLWKDIDLP from the coding sequence ATGAACTGTGAGGACTACACCATTATCCGAGGCCTGCCAATGGCCAGCTTGTTTCCCGAAGTCAACGTTCGTTCGGCGATGGATTACCAGCCAAGCAATAGTGACGTGATCATCGTTAGTTACCCAAAATGTGGCACGACATGGACCCAATACATTGTGTCTAACATTATAACCAAAGGCAAACCACCAAATGATCCAGGAGAGTTTATGCTGCACTCTCCCTTCATAGAATTGTTTGGCGCTGAATCTGCAATGAACCCAGCAAGAAAAGGTCCCATTATAACGCATCTGCCAATGAACGTGTTCCCGTACACCAAGCAGGCAAAGTACATTTATGTCACCAGGAATCCTTACGACTGCTGCGTCTCGAAGTATCACTTCTTGAAAGGCATCACGCCAAAAGCTTACGAAGATGCCTCCTTTGAAAGCTTTGTTCAAAAATTTGTTTCCGGACGACTGCTCTACGGAGACTACTTTGATCTCCTGCTTCCTTGGTATGACCAACGAAACGAAGCAAATGTGCTCTTCCTCACGTACGAGCAGCTGAAAGCCGACACAACGCAGTGGATTTTCAACATAGCCGAGTTTCTTGGTGAGGAGCATATTAGGGCTCTTAGGGAAGATGATGTGCTCCTGCGGAGGGTAGCAGAAGCGGCGAGTCTGAGGAATATGAAGGTTGTCTTTAATTATAGCCCGCACGATAGAGTAAATCGTATGCTTGAACTTCCCCCGGAAAAATCTCTGAAGCTTGCCGAAGTCTTCAAGAAAGCACCCGTAACGCATAAAGAGACGCATGAGGGCTGCAGCTATGTCCGCAAGGGAATTGTAGGCGACTGGAAGAGTCACTTCACACAGGAGCAGATTAAACAAATGAAGGCGTGGATTGAAAAGAAGACTAAGGGAAGTGATGTGATGCACTTGTGGAAAGACATAGATCTCCCTTGA